The stretch of DNA CGGCTGGAGCAGCACATGTTGGAGCACAGGCGGCTGGAGCACATGCGGCTGGGGCAGCGCAGCTTGGGGCCACTGAGCAGCAAGAGGTCTTGCGGCTGCAAGCCTTGCGGATCTTGCACTTCATGGCAGCAAACTTGTCCTTGAGGCAGCAGCGCTTCTTGGCGCAAGGATCGCAAGCTGGAGCACATGTTGGTGCGCAGGTGGCTGGAGCACAGGCAACAGGAGCAGCACAGCTAGGAGCACAAGCGGCAGGAGCTGGTGCACAGGCAGCAGGAGCTGCACATGTAGGAGCACAAGCAGCTGGAGCTGGAGCACAAGCAACAGGAGCAGCGCAAGTTGGAGCACAGGCTGCAGGAGCAGGAGCACAGGCAACAGGAGCAGCGCAGCTCGGGGCACAAGCCGCAGGAGCGGCACACGATGGGGCACATGCAGCAGGTGCAGCGCAGGTAGGCTCAGGAGCGCAACCGCAGTCGCTCTTCTTGAGCCAGTGGAAACCGGCGTCAGCCGAGTTCAAACCGGCGATACACAGCAGCACAGCGGAAATCCATGCAAACTTCATCTCAATCTCTCCTAAACAAATCCAAGGGAACGTGAGGAACCAGGAGCGAAACAGGACACCTTGTCCCGCCATCTGAACCCCTGGCCCAACCCTGCGTGTCACAACGGACATCACACCCTACTTTTCGGACTGAATAGACTTGGCGGTCTACGAAGTTTGCCCAAAATCTGCATGACTCAAGCTACTGGCGAGAATGTGAAGAATGCACCGAACTTGCTGGCGGATCACAGGCTGTTTTTGCCTTTCACACTTTGGGCACGTTTTTCCACTCAAGTTGGCTCCGCCAGAACTTTTTGCCCAGGCTCCACGAGGCTTCATTGTGTGGGCTGGAACTGACTCAATGAGTTCAATCGCCTACGAGTGATTGCTGTAAGTCCTATCTATTGAATGAGATACGCATCCTGGTTCAACTTCCCATCGGAATTCCAGCCAATGCCTGATAAGATGCGGTGCATCAACAAAGGCCACACCATGCACGACATCACTCACGAGGACACCAGCCAGCATCGCATTCTTGCCTTGAACCGCATGCTGGAACTGGTCCTTAAGCTCAATGATGTCAACGACCTTGCTGCCGTCCTGAACGCGATTACCCATGGTGCCTGTCAGGCGGTGGAATGTGATCGAGCCAGTCTTTTTCTCTATGATTCGCAAGCGGACGAACTCTATTCTCATTCGACGACCGAATTGGAAATCCGCGAGATTCGCCTTCCCATCGATAGCGGCATCATTGGACACGTCGCCCGGGAGCGAGTTCCATTGGTCGTCTCACAACCTCATGACGATTCGCGATGGTCACCCGTGTTTGACCAGCAGACGGGCTATCGAACTCGAAACATTCTGGCTGTGCCCGTGGTTTCCAAATCGGAAAATCGGCTTCTCGGTGTTCTCCAACTGCTCAACAAGCATGCAGACTGCTTTGAAGACTTCGATGTTCAATTGATGCAGGCCTTTGCTATGCATGCAGGAGTCGCCATCGAAAGGCAATGGCTGCAATCTGCTGCCAGGCAAGCGGACGATTACCGCCGCTCAATGGAAATGGCGCGACAGATTCAAATGGGGTTTCTGCCGAAAGAACGCCCCAGCTTTCCGCAGTACGAAGTGACGGCCTGGTGGGAACCTGCCGAGTATGTGAGTGGTGACTATTACGACTGGCTGGTGGCTCCTGATGGTCGTCTGGGTATCGCTGTGGGTGATGTCAGTGGTCATGGAATGGCTGCGAGTCTGATCATGGCGTCGGTGCGTGCCATGATTCATGCTTTAGGAAGACTGGCAACGACCCCCGCTGACATGATGGAACTTTTGCAGGATGTCGTGCAGGCCGATCTCGCGGAAGGTCGCTTTCTCACACTATTACTTCTGACCATCGATCCCGTGACTCATTGCGTGGAATTTGCCAATGCTGGTCATGCACCTGCGATTTACTATCAGTCGTCCAAATGCACCTGCCGACGACTCGAAGCCACTCGCACGCCGCTAGGATTTCCAGTCAATCAATCCTTGCGGATGCCCATCTATCCCGTCATGCAGCCTGGCGATCTTCTTATTCTAGGTACGGATGGACTGATTGAAGTTCATGACGAGAAAGGCAAGATTTTTGGCATGCAACGCCTGGAAGAACTCATAGCAAAACATGCACATGAGTCGGTTGAAAAGTTATCTCAGATTCTGAAACGTGAAGTTTTTGATTTCTCTGCAGAACATCCCTTTCCAGACGACATGACGTTGCTCATCATTAAGCGCACCGCCGAAGCCGCCTGAATTTCTAGTGGCTGTTCGCAAGATCCGGCAGCCATTGAATTGCAGCCTTGTCTCGCCGCTTGTTCGGGTTCATCTCTTCAGCAATAGATGCAAACTTCTATGTACGTCAGCGTGTTTGATCTGTTCAAAGTGGGTATTGGGCCGTCCAGCTCTCACACCGTCGGACCTATGAAGGCGGCTCAAATCTTTGCTCAGCGACTGGTCGACGAGGGCCACCTGGAAAAGCTGGGGATGGTGCAGGCTCACCTGTTTGGTTCGCTGGCACTCACCGGCAAAGGCCACGCGACAGATTCGGCAGTCATCTGGGGGCTGGCTGGTGAAATGCCTGCGACAGCCCAGTCCGAAAATCTCGCCAGAATTCTCGATCGAGTCCAGAAGGAACATCGTCTTCCCATTGGAGGGACAGATCACGAGATCGAGTTCCTCCCCGATCGGGACATCTTCTTCCATTATAATGAGGTGTTGCCACAACACCCCAACGGCATGAAGTTCGTCGCACTCGACAAAAATGGTCTGCCACTTTCCATGGAGAGTGCGTTCTCTGTCGGCGGTGGATTTGTCATTTTTGAAGGGGAAGACCAGGCACAGACATCAACCTCACCAAAAGTCGAGATTCCCTTCCCCTTCACGACGGCTGCCGAACTTCTCGAAATCGGTATCCGCGAGAAAAAGTCGATCGCTGCCATTGTTCGCGAGAATGAGCGAGCCTTCCGCACGGATGCTGAGATCGATGCCGGCCTCGACCGCATCTGGGAAGTCATGCAAAGTTCCGTCGATCGAGGTTGCCGCACCGAAGGGATTCTTCCTGGTGGCCTGAATGTCAAACGCCGTGCTGCGAGCATGTGCCGCACACTTATGACCTCTGGTCCTCGTCCGATTGATCCGCTGCAAAGCCTCGATTGGGTGAGTCTGTTTGCACTCGCCGTCAATGAAGAAAACGCTGCCGGTGGTCAGGTGGTGACGGCACCCACAAATGGAGCAGCCGGAGTCATTCCTGCGGTCATTGCCTACTACAAACGTTTATTGGCAGGTGCCACACAGGAAGGTGTTCGCACCTTCCTATTGACGGCTGGTGCCATTGGTATGCTCTATAAGCGTAATGCCTCACTCTCTGCTGCCGAGATGGGTTGTCAGGGTGAAGTGGGCGTGGCTTGTTCGATGGCCGCTGGTGGCCTCGCTGCCGTCATGGGTGGCTCGAACGAACAGATCGAGAACGCTGCTGAAATTGGTATGGAACATAACCTGGGCCTGACCTGCGATCCCATCAAAGGGTTGGTGCAGGTTCCATGCATCGAACGCAACACGATGGGGGCTGCAAAAGCCATTAATGCCGCCCGGCTCGCTGTGCTCCATGGAGATGGTACACACCGCGTATCGCTCGACCGCGTGATCGAAACCATGCGACAGACAGGTGTTGATATGCAGGTCAAATACAAGGAAACCTCCATTGGAGGACTTGCAGTCAACGTCGTTGATTGCTGATATCACTTGCTTCCCACTGCCGGGAATATATCTGTGGTGGTTGATGGGTTGATCCTGGTTGTGGTTCAATCAGTGGATTGAACTTCCTTGAGCCATGCCCCTCTCAGACGACTTGAGAGTCACCACGCTCATGAACAACCTGGCAGAGTGAACGATGTCGCATCACATCCCCACGCGTCGCAGCTTCCTGACAGCGGCCGTCACAACGACATCCGCAGGCTGGCTGCTGGCCTCAGATCAGAGCGTCGTTGCAAACCCCGGCGAATTCGTCGAACCAGCCCGTACGCTCCCGGTTCAACGCGATGCCGATGTCATCGTGTGTGGCGCAGGACCGGCTGGCGTCACCGCAGCCATCACAGCCGCCCGACTCGGTGCCCGTGTGCGACTGTTCGAAGCTCATGGGTCACTCGGCGGAGTCTGGACAAGTTCGCTCCTCGGCTATCTCCTCGATTTTGATAAGCCCGGCTTCAACGTGGAACTTGTTCGCCACCTGCGCCAGCGCGGTGCCATTCGTGGTGAAGGGATGAACGGCCTCACCTATCACCCCGAAGAAATGAAGCTGATTCTCGAAGAGCTTTGCACGCGTGCGAACGTCCATCTCCAGCTCCATACCCGCGTGACAGCTGCTTATCGCGAAGGGAACCGGCTCTCGACAATCATCACAGAATCGAAATCGGGCCGGGAAGCCTGGCAGGCTCCTGTCTTCGTCGATACGACGGGTGATGGCGATCTGGGTGCTCAGGCGGGCTGTGAATTCGAGATTGGCCGCGATCAAGCCTGCCCCTGCCAACCGATGACAATGTACGCCCTGCTTGTCGTCAGGAACCTGGCAGAGATCGCCACGTACCTTCACGGCGTCGGAAATGATGGCCAGCATGTCGGGCCGAAAGCCTTTCAGGAACTTCTCAAATCGGCAGGAGTTCAGCCCAGCTATGGCAAAGCCAGCCTCTTTCCGATCTCGGGCCAGCTTGTCCTCCTGATGGCGAATCATGAGTACGGCATCAACGCCACGAATGCCGCTCAAGTAACGACGGCCACACTTCATGCCCGGGCGGAACTTCACCAGATTGTGAAGGCTCTGGCCAAACTCGGCGGCCCCTGGCAAGGGACAGAAATCGTCGCGACTCCCGAACAGATTGGCATTCGTGATGGCCGCCGGATTCGTGGCCGCTACATCATGACTGCCGATGACCTCATTCGCGGTGCCACACAGGACGATGCCGTTGTCAGGGCGAAATTCCCGGTCGATATTCATGCACTGACGCTCGAAGAAAATCGCAAGTC from Planctopirus ephydatiae encodes:
- a CDS encoding PP2C family protein-serine/threonine phosphatase, producing the protein MPDKMRCINKGHTMHDITHEDTSQHRILALNRMLELVLKLNDVNDLAAVLNAITHGACQAVECDRASLFLYDSQADELYSHSTTELEIREIRLPIDSGIIGHVARERVPLVVSQPHDDSRWSPVFDQQTGYRTRNILAVPVVSKSENRLLGVLQLLNKHADCFEDFDVQLMQAFAMHAGVAIERQWLQSAARQADDYRRSMEMARQIQMGFLPKERPSFPQYEVTAWWEPAEYVSGDYYDWLVAPDGRLGIAVGDVSGHGMAASLIMASVRAMIHALGRLATTPADMMELLQDVVQADLAEGRFLTLLLLTIDPVTHCVEFANAGHAPAIYYQSSKCTCRRLEATRTPLGFPVNQSLRMPIYPVMQPGDLLILGTDGLIEVHDEKGKIFGMQRLEELIAKHAHESVEKLSQILKREVFDFSAEHPFPDDMTLLIIKRTAEAA
- a CDS encoding L-serine ammonia-lyase codes for the protein MYVSVFDLFKVGIGPSSSHTVGPMKAAQIFAQRLVDEGHLEKLGMVQAHLFGSLALTGKGHATDSAVIWGLAGEMPATAQSENLARILDRVQKEHRLPIGGTDHEIEFLPDRDIFFHYNEVLPQHPNGMKFVALDKNGLPLSMESAFSVGGGFVIFEGEDQAQTSTSPKVEIPFPFTTAAELLEIGIREKKSIAAIVRENERAFRTDAEIDAGLDRIWEVMQSSVDRGCRTEGILPGGLNVKRRAASMCRTLMTSGPRPIDPLQSLDWVSLFALAVNEENAAGGQVVTAPTNGAAGVIPAVIAYYKRLLAGATQEGVRTFLLTAGAIGMLYKRNASLSAAEMGCQGEVGVACSMAAGGLAAVMGGSNEQIENAAEIGMEHNLGLTCDPIKGLVQVPCIERNTMGAAKAINAARLAVLHGDGTHRVSLDRVIETMRQTGVDMQVKYKETSIGGLAVNVVDC
- a CDS encoding FAD-dependent oxidoreductase, with the translated sequence MSHHIPTRRSFLTAAVTTTSAGWLLASDQSVVANPGEFVEPARTLPVQRDADVIVCGAGPAGVTAAITAARLGARVRLFEAHGSLGGVWTSSLLGYLLDFDKPGFNVELVRHLRQRGAIRGEGMNGLTYHPEEMKLILEELCTRANVHLQLHTRVTAAYREGNRLSTIITESKSGREAWQAPVFVDTTGDGDLGAQAGCEFEIGRDQACPCQPMTMYALLVVRNLAEIATYLHGVGNDGQHVGPKAFQELLKSAGVQPSYGKASLFPISGQLVLLMANHEYGINATNAAQVTTATLHARAELHQIVKALAKLGGPWQGTEIVATPEQIGIRDGRRIRGRYIMTADDLIRGATQDDAVVRAKFPVDIHALTLEENRKSAYSNAGVKAKPYDIPIRALIARDVDGLLMAGRCISGDFISHASYRVTGNAVAMGEAAGTVAVLSAETKQLPQDIPWSITQAAIQKSRTIGEATVLE